In Corynebacterium nuruki S6-4, the following proteins share a genomic window:
- a CDS encoding HigA family addiction module antitoxin: MTMYAPVRPGEFITETYLDELGLSGRQLADALGVAPSTVSRLLRGDSAVTGEMALRLAKAFDTTAELWMNMQQAYDLWEARSRVDVADVHQVWWRKPENGESDSAG, encoded by the coding sequence ATGACGATGTACGCACCGGTACGACCCGGCGAGTTCATTACCGAGACCTACCTGGATGAACTGGGGCTCAGCGGTCGCCAACTCGCGGATGCTCTCGGGGTTGCTCCGTCGACCGTGTCCAGGCTGCTCCGCGGGGACAGTGCAGTCACGGGCGAGATGGCGCTGAGGTTGGCCAAGGCTTTCGATACGACGGCTGAACTGTGGATGAACATGCAGCAGGCCTATGACCTCTGGGAGGCGCGGAGCCGTGTCGATGTCGCTGATGTGCATCAGGTGTGGTGGCGGAAGCCGGAAAACGGTGAGTCGGACTCTGCAGGCTGA
- a CDS encoding GNAT family N-acetyltransferase yields the protein MIVKTWPELTTTEVYALARLRTEVFLREQRCDDEELDWRDLEPTTGHYMILDGTGPAVSAYLRVLVNPVAEVGNAHLVVGRVVTDAGRRGEGLAGQLLAEVIARHGDEPMMLHAQVYAAGLYRKAGFVPVGEEFDEAGIPHITMVRPAD from the coding sequence GTGATCGTGAAAACCTGGCCCGAACTGACCACCACGGAGGTCTACGCCCTTGCCCGCCTGCGCACCGAGGTCTTCCTCCGCGAGCAGCGGTGTGATGACGAGGAGCTGGACTGGCGCGACCTGGAGCCCACCACCGGGCACTACATGATCCTCGACGGCACGGGTCCCGCGGTCAGCGCCTACCTGCGGGTCCTGGTCAATCCGGTCGCGGAGGTGGGCAATGCACACCTGGTGGTCGGGCGGGTCGTCACCGATGCGGGACGCCGTGGTGAGGGCCTAGCCGGGCAGTTGCTCGCCGAGGTCATCGCCCGGCACGGGGATGAGCCGATGATGCTGCACGCCCAGGTCTACGCTGCCGGCCTCTACCGGAAGGCCGGTTTCGTCCCGGTCGGCGAGGAGTTCGACGAGGCCGGCATCCCCCACATCACCATGGTCCGTCCCGCGGACTGA
- a CDS encoding adenylosuccinate synthase — MTAIIVVGAQWGDEGKGKATDILGGKVDYVVKPNGGNNAGHTVVVGGEKYELKLLPAGVLSENATPVIGNGCVVNLEALFEEIDGLEARGANASRLKVSANAQLVAPYHQTLDKVTERFLGKRAIGTTGRGIGPTYADKVSRIGIRAQDILDESILRQKVTGALNQKNQMLVKLYNRKAIDPEEIVQYFMGFADRLAPMLIDGELELNKALDEGKSVLMEGGQATMLDVDHGTYPFVTSSNPTAGGACVGSGIGPTRITSSLGIIKAYTTRVGAGPFPTELFDKWGEYLQTTGGEVGVNTGRKRRCGWYDSVIARYASRVNGFTDLFLTKLDVLTGIGEIPICVAYDVDGERFDEMPMSQSDVHHAEPVYETMPAWDEDITKCRTFDELPAKAQDYINRLEELSGTRISYIGVGPGRDETIVRHDIIAGE, encoded by the coding sequence ATGACAGCAATTATCGTGGTGGGAGCCCAGTGGGGGGACGAGGGCAAGGGGAAGGCCACCGACATCCTCGGCGGCAAGGTCGACTACGTCGTCAAGCCCAACGGCGGCAACAACGCCGGTCACACCGTCGTCGTCGGTGGTGAGAAGTACGAACTGAAGCTGCTGCCCGCCGGTGTGCTCAGCGAGAACGCCACCCCGGTCATCGGCAACGGCTGTGTGGTCAACCTCGAGGCCCTGTTCGAGGAGATCGACGGTCTCGAAGCCCGCGGCGCCAACGCCTCCCGCCTCAAGGTCAGTGCGAACGCCCAGCTCGTCGCCCCGTACCACCAGACCCTCGACAAGGTCACCGAGCGGTTCCTCGGCAAGCGTGCCATCGGCACCACCGGCCGTGGCATCGGCCCGACCTACGCCGACAAGGTCTCCCGCATCGGCATCCGTGCCCAGGACATCCTCGACGAGTCCATCCTGCGGCAGAAGGTCACCGGCGCGCTGAACCAGAAGAACCAGATGCTGGTGAAGCTGTACAACCGCAAGGCGATCGACCCGGAGGAGATCGTCCAGTACTTCATGGGCTTCGCCGACCGCCTCGCCCCGATGCTCATCGACGGCGAGCTGGAGCTCAACAAGGCCCTCGACGAGGGGAAGTCGGTGCTCATGGAGGGCGGTCAGGCCACCATGCTCGACGTCGACCACGGCACCTACCCCTTCGTCACCTCCTCCAACCCGACCGCCGGCGGTGCCTGCGTGGGCTCGGGCATCGGCCCGACCCGCATCACCAGCTCGCTGGGCATCATCAAGGCCTACACGACCCGCGTCGGCGCCGGCCCGTTCCCGACGGAGCTGTTCGACAAGTGGGGCGAGTACCTGCAGACCACCGGTGGTGAGGTCGGCGTGAACACCGGTCGGAAGCGCCGCTGCGGCTGGTATGACTCGGTCATCGCCCGCTACGCCTCCCGCGTCAACGGCTTCACCGACCTGTTCCTCACCAAGCTCGACGTGCTCACCGGCATCGGCGAGATCCCGATCTGCGTGGCCTACGACGTCGACGGGGAGCGCTTCGACGAGATGCCGATGAGCCAGTCCGACGTCCACCATGCCGAGCCGGTCTACGAGACCATGCCGGCGTGGGACGAGGACATCACGAAGTGCCGGACGTTCGATGAGCTGCCGGCGAAGGCGCAGGACTACATCAACCGGCTGGAGGAGCTGTCCGGCACCCGGATCTCCTACATCGGTGTGGGCCCGGGGCGTGACGAGACGATCGTGCGCCACGACATCATCGCCGGGGAGTAG
- a CDS encoding MGMT family protein yields MERVGAVLDVIADGEVAGYGEVARAVGLPRGARAVARVLAAGGFGWDLAAPVIPVGRARGRAGHRCFVVPELGEGEDSRSAGLARRAVSFTRGDAGETLLIPTAQCLDAAELAERLG; encoded by the coding sequence GTGGAGCGGGTCGGTGCCGTCCTCGACGTCATCGCCGACGGTGAGGTCGCCGGCTACGGCGAGGTCGCGCGGGCCGTCGGTCTGCCGCGTGGTGCCCGCGCGGTCGCCCGGGTGCTGGCCGCCGGGGGTTTCGGCTGGGACCTCGCCGCCCCGGTCATCCCGGTGGGCCGGGCGCGCGGTCGCGCCGGTCACCGCTGTTTCGTCGTCCCGGAGCTGGGGGAGGGGGAGGATTCCCGCTCGGCGGGGCTGGCACGCCGTGCGGTCTCCTTCACCCGCGGGGACGCCGGGGAGACGCTGCTGATCCCCACCGCACAGTGCCTGGACGCCGCGGAACTGGCCGAGCGCCTGGGCTGA
- a CDS encoding PH domain-containing protein — protein sequence MSDTPVLHPVAPGYVRARYVAELPWSVVPLVACVIVALFVPWLWIAAGVLAVLLVWDLWLIPAQARNRGWAETPSELLIAKGMLWRTFTVVPYGRIQFVDVTAGPVERLFGIKRVKLHTASATSDSEVVGLAAAEADALRDRLAVAARERMSGL from the coding sequence ATGTCCGACACCCCCGTCCTGCATCCCGTCGCCCCCGGCTATGTCCGGGCGAGGTACGTCGCCGAGCTCCCCTGGTCGGTGGTGCCGCTGGTCGCCTGCGTCATCGTCGCCCTGTTCGTGCCGTGGCTGTGGATCGCGGCGGGTGTCCTCGCGGTGCTGCTGGTGTGGGATCTCTGGCTGATCCCGGCGCAGGCCCGCAACCGGGGCTGGGCGGAGACCCCGTCCGAACTGCTCATCGCCAAGGGCATGCTGTGGCGCACGTTCACCGTCGTGCCCTACGGTCGGATCCAGTTCGTGGACGTCACCGCCGGCCCGGTGGAGCGGCTGTTCGGCATCAAACGCGTCAAACTGCACACCGCCTCGGCGACCAGCGATTCCGAGGTCGTCGGTCTCGCCGCGGCGGAGGCGGACGCGCTGCGTGACCGGCTCGCCGTGGCCGCCCGCGAGCGGATGAGCGGCCTGTGA
- a CDS encoding PH domain-containing protein — MTAPAGEQPQKTPEDWRRVHPLSPLLRMWAALVGVAVLLLAQNADTLGNLRDWIGEAGVPTGLLVLVAVGVVAGVLLLGWLLSLPWWWATGFRVTDEEIAVRRGVLSRQLRTARFDRVQAVDLVEPLPARPFRLAGVKVETAGGRGSEVTVEYLTRSDAEELRVRLLDLVGAESAESADPAAPAEPAGEARPDRRIFIPEIPVTRSLVAAALSGSTAWAVVSLVLSLSTPAGLALLLPALAGLLPWFWSVLNRSWRYTATLSGPADDRLLGITFGFSERRRQSVPLHRIHAVRISQPVLWRILGWWRVDVGVAGYGEQKATGSTTAVLPVGDLAQALRVLAVLGPLSWEETTRYADPVRPTTPTYGSPRAARWVSPLDRQCQGVTLVGERRHAVICRHGRVGRRLEVIAPGHIQELSWYRGPVGRLLGLADVRLDLVPGPVRMRARQLTVADASALLDELRARTLPPPDRANAGQ, encoded by the coding sequence GTGACCGCGCCGGCAGGGGAGCAGCCGCAGAAGACGCCGGAGGACTGGCGCCGGGTCCACCCGCTCAGCCCGCTGCTGCGGATGTGGGCCGCGCTGGTCGGTGTGGCGGTGCTGCTCCTGGCCCAGAACGCGGACACGCTCGGGAACCTGCGCGACTGGATCGGGGAGGCGGGCGTCCCGACCGGGCTGCTCGTCCTCGTCGCCGTCGGCGTGGTGGCCGGGGTGCTGCTGCTCGGCTGGCTGCTGTCGCTGCCGTGGTGGTGGGCCACCGGTTTCCGGGTGACTGACGAGGAGATCGCGGTGCGGCGGGGTGTGCTGTCCCGGCAGCTGCGGACCGCCCGGTTCGACCGGGTGCAGGCGGTGGACCTGGTGGAGCCGTTGCCGGCACGGCCGTTCCGGCTCGCCGGGGTGAAGGTGGAGACCGCCGGCGGCCGGGGCAGTGAGGTCACCGTGGAGTACCTGACCCGGTCGGACGCCGAGGAGCTGCGCGTCCGGTTGCTCGACCTGGTCGGCGCTGAATCCGCTGAATCCGCTGATCCGGCTGCGCCCGCTGAACCCGCCGGGGAGGCCCGGCCCGACCGGCGCATCTTCATCCCGGAGATCCCCGTCACCCGGTCCCTGGTGGCGGCCGCCCTGTCGGGGTCGACGGCGTGGGCGGTGGTCTCCCTGGTGCTGTCCCTGTCCACTCCGGCGGGCCTGGCACTGCTGCTGCCGGCGCTGGCCGGCCTGTTGCCGTGGTTCTGGTCGGTGCTCAACCGCAGCTGGCGGTACACGGCGACACTGTCGGGGCCGGCGGATGACCGGCTGCTGGGCATCACCTTCGGTTTCTCGGAGCGACGCCGGCAGTCGGTGCCGCTGCACCGGATCCATGCGGTGCGGATCAGCCAGCCGGTGCTGTGGCGCATCCTGGGCTGGTGGCGGGTCGACGTGGGCGTCGCCGGTTACGGCGAGCAGAAGGCGACGGGGTCCACGACGGCGGTGCTGCCGGTCGGGGACCTGGCTCAGGCGCTGCGGGTGCTGGCGGTCCTCGGCCCGCTGTCGTGGGAGGAGACCACGCGCTACGCCGACCCGGTGCGTCCCACTACCCCCACCTACGGCAGTCCGCGGGCCGCCCGGTGGGTCTCGCCGCTGGACCGGCAGTGTCAGGGCGTGACGCTGGTGGGGGAGCGGCGGCACGCCGTCATCTGCCGTCACGGTCGGGTCGGACGCCGTCTCGAGGTCATCGCCCCGGGCCATATCCAGGAGCTGAGCTGGTACCGGGGGCCGGTCGGCCGGCTGCTGGGGCTGGCGGACGTCCGGCTGGATCTGGTGCCCGGCCCGGTGCGGATGCGTGCCCGCCAGCTCACCGTGGCGGACGCCTCGGCGTTGCTCGACGAGCTCCGGGCGCGGACGCTGCCTCCCCCCGACCGGGCGAACGCCGGACAGTGA
- a CDS encoding nucleoside hydrolase — MAEPTRPTVVADVDTGIDDALALLWLAAQHRAGRLDLHITTSAGNTTAALAARNSAEVLRIAGCPEVPVTAGATHPRVLPLTTTPETHGPEGLGYWRPRSGGLPDESSPADAVAAWAAAAPTHLLVAGPATNLAYAVEHEPDLLRGMRVTLMCGAFTYPGNTTPTAEWNTWVDPHALSYALEHWPTGAEPPTICPLNVTEQVILTPEQLAEWTTAARTAGHTDLPGLLDDALRFYFEFHESVGVGYCAQIHDLAAAMVLCGAVDTDLRDATVRVEADSDLLRGTTVADWADGSGETAGTGPYWGRPANAHILTGLDPAAVFARFGEAVDLLTR, encoded by the coding sequence GTGGCGGAGCCGACCCGTCCGACCGTCGTCGCCGACGTGGACACCGGCATCGATGACGCCCTCGCCCTGCTGTGGCTGGCGGCTCAGCACCGCGCCGGGCGGCTGGACCTGCACATCACGACCTCGGCGGGGAACACCACGGCGGCGCTGGCCGCGCGGAACTCGGCGGAGGTGCTGCGCATCGCCGGCTGCCCGGAGGTCCCCGTCACCGCGGGTGCCACGCACCCGCGGGTCCTGCCGTTGACGACCACCCCGGAGACTCACGGCCCGGAGGGGCTGGGCTACTGGCGGCCGCGCTCCGGCGGACTGCCGGACGAGTCCTCCCCGGCGGACGCCGTCGCCGCCTGGGCTGCGGCGGCCCCCACACACCTGCTGGTCGCGGGACCGGCGACGAATCTGGCCTATGCGGTGGAACATGAACCTGACCTGCTGCGCGGCATGCGGGTCACGCTGATGTGCGGCGCGTTCACCTACCCGGGCAACACCACCCCGACCGCGGAGTGGAACACCTGGGTGGACCCGCACGCCCTCTCCTACGCCCTGGAACACTGGCCGACGGGGGCGGAGCCGCCGACGATCTGCCCGCTCAACGTCACCGAGCAGGTCATCCTCACTCCGGAGCAGCTGGCGGAGTGGACGACGGCGGCGAGGACCGCCGGTCACACTGACCTGCCCGGGCTGTTGGACGACGCGCTGCGGTTCTACTTCGAGTTCCACGAGTCGGTCGGGGTCGGCTACTGCGCCCAGATCCACGATCTCGCCGCGGCGATGGTGCTCTGTGGTGCGGTGGACACCGACCTGCGGGACGCGACGGTCCGGGTCGAGGCGGATTCCGACCTGCTGCGCGGCACGACGGTGGCGGACTGGGCCGACGGGTCGGGGGAGACCGCCGGCACCGGCCCGTACTGGGGGCGTCCGGCCAATGCGCACATCCTCACCGGACTCGATCCGGCGGCCGTCTTCGCCCGCTTCGGTGAGGCGGTCGATCTCCTCACCCGCTGA
- a CDS encoding AMP-binding protein — translation MFRRHQEVPVSQSVFAPVSLPVSPSPSVPRNLPARDHFAPVTIPDETLYEAIFGSLTLADLDRPAITDSMTGQHVTYGELRGMVDATAGALAARGIGKGTVVGLHAPNSLAFAVAFHGIMRAGATATTLGSLLIASDVAKQLRDAGASHLLTFGALGDAGVRGAADAGLPADNVIDLADPAHGLAALIAEGRPAPDVDLDPATDLAVIPFSSGTTGMAKGVKLSHRNLVANLYQLDPVVRESGLEPDWTLLAVLPFFHIYGMNSLLNSSLRQRNHLVTMPAFDLAGFLGLVEKHGVNISYIAPPIAVALAKHPLVDNYDLSSLAHLVSGAAALDGELAQSVTDRIGASLVQGYGMTETSPVTHSGVPGVSPVASIGPAVPNTEYRVVDVADESLPEILPPDAEGERSAAGELWIRGPQVMVGYLNNDEATERTITPDGWLRTGDIVEMDHDGYVYVVDRLKELIKYKGYQVAPAELEALLLTHPDIADAGVVGVTRPSDGEEVPRAFVVPQNRDGAPVAVDPAALMAWVAERVTPYKKIRYVDVVPEVPKSNTGKIMRKELKKVPLG, via the coding sequence ATGTTCCGTCGCCACCAGGAGGTCCCCGTGTCCCAGTCCGTGTTTGCGCCTGTTTCCCTGCCTGTATCCCCGTCCCCGTCCGTCCCCCGGAACCTCCCCGCCCGCGACCACTTCGCGCCGGTCACCATCCCCGACGAGACCCTCTACGAGGCGATCTTCGGCTCCCTCACCCTCGCCGACCTCGACCGGCCCGCCATCACCGACAGCATGACGGGTCAGCACGTCACCTACGGCGAACTCCGCGGCATGGTGGACGCCACCGCCGGCGCCCTCGCGGCCCGCGGCATCGGGAAAGGCACCGTCGTCGGGCTCCACGCCCCGAACTCCCTCGCCTTCGCCGTGGCCTTCCACGGCATCATGCGCGCCGGCGCGACCGCCACCACCCTCGGATCCCTGCTCATCGCCTCCGACGTGGCGAAGCAGCTGCGGGACGCCGGGGCCTCCCACCTGCTGACCTTCGGCGCGCTGGGGGACGCCGGCGTCCGCGGCGCCGCGGACGCCGGACTGCCCGCCGACAACGTCATCGACCTGGCGGACCCGGCACACGGGCTGGCCGCCCTCATCGCCGAAGGTCGGCCGGCCCCGGATGTCGACCTGGATCCCGCCACCGACCTGGCGGTCATCCCCTTCTCCTCGGGCACGACCGGTATGGCCAAGGGTGTGAAGCTCAGCCACCGCAACCTGGTGGCGAATCTGTACCAGCTGGATCCGGTCGTGCGGGAATCCGGGCTGGAGCCGGACTGGACGCTGCTGGCGGTGCTGCCGTTCTTCCACATCTACGGGATGAACTCCCTGCTCAACTCCTCCCTGCGGCAGCGCAACCACCTGGTGACCATGCCGGCCTTCGATCTCGCCGGCTTCCTGGGGCTCGTCGAGAAGCACGGGGTGAACATCAGTTACATCGCCCCGCCGATCGCGGTGGCGCTGGCGAAGCACCCGCTGGTCGACAACTACGACCTGTCGAGCCTCGCCCACCTCGTGTCCGGGGCGGCGGCCCTGGACGGGGAGCTCGCACAGTCGGTCACCGACCGCATCGGCGCCTCGCTGGTGCAGGGCTACGGGATGACAGAGACCTCCCCGGTCACGCATTCGGGGGTCCCGGGGGTCTCCCCGGTGGCCTCGATCGGGCCGGCGGTCCCGAACACCGAATACCGGGTCGTCGACGTCGCCGACGAGTCGCTGCCGGAGATCCTGCCGCCGGACGCCGAGGGGGAGCGTTCGGCCGCCGGTGAACTGTGGATCCGCGGCCCGCAGGTGATGGTCGGCTACCTCAACAACGACGAGGCCACGGAGCGGACCATCACCCCGGACGGCTGGCTGCGCACCGGCGACATCGTCGAGATGGACCACGACGGCTACGTCTACGTCGTCGACCGGCTGAAGGAGCTCATCAAGTACAAGGGCTACCAGGTCGCTCCGGCGGAGCTGGAGGCGCTGCTGCTGACCCACCCGGACATCGCGGACGCCGGGGTGGTCGGGGTGACCCGCCCGTCCGACGGCGAGGAGGTGCCGCGCGCCTTCGTCGTCCCGCAGAACCGGGACGGTGCGCCGGTCGCGGTGGACCCGGCGGCGCTGATGGCGTGGGTCGCCGAGCGGGTCACCCCCTACAAGAAGATCCGCTACGTCGATGTCGTGCCGGAGGTCCCGAAGTCGAACACCGGCAAGATCATGCGCAAGGAGCTCAAGAAGGTCCCGCTGGGCTGA
- a CDS encoding phosphotransferase family protein: MTDPLDLPGLGDWLAGLPGSGITGDGPLTLTRIGAGQSNLTYRATDGAGHSVVVRRPPLGHLTASAHDVLREGRIMAALADTDVPVPTIHGATTLSDGGGGTGDGAGDVPVIAMSAVPGTSLNSREAAQRLTPDARRTAADGLIDAMVAVHAVDLDETGLSDLASHKPYAPRQLRRWAGQWEKTKTRELPALDALTARLADAVPEQTETVLVHGDLHLGNIIVDESTGRVNAVVDWELTTLGDPLADIGSLLSYWPTRQGPNLPGFDAALADGFPGPDELADRYLAATGRSRAALDFWHVLGLWKVAVIVEGVIRRVAETPENAAAAGAPVPETVDALIAGATRVADAAGL; the protein is encoded by the coding sequence ATGACCGACCCCCTCGACCTCCCCGGACTCGGTGACTGGCTGGCCGGACTGCCCGGCAGCGGGATCACCGGCGACGGCCCGCTGACCCTGACCCGCATCGGCGCCGGCCAGTCCAACCTCACCTACCGCGCCACCGACGGTGCCGGACACTCCGTCGTGGTGCGTCGCCCGCCACTGGGGCACCTCACCGCCTCCGCCCACGACGTGCTGCGCGAGGGCCGGATCATGGCCGCCCTGGCGGACACCGACGTCCCGGTCCCGACGATCCACGGCGCCACCACGCTGTCCGACGGGGGCGGCGGGACCGGTGACGGGGCCGGCGACGTGCCGGTCATCGCCATGTCCGCGGTGCCGGGGACCTCACTGAACTCCCGGGAGGCGGCGCAGCGCCTGACGCCGGACGCCCGCCGGACCGCCGCGGACGGACTGATCGACGCGATGGTCGCCGTCCATGCCGTCGACCTCGACGAGACCGGACTGTCCGACCTGGCCTCCCACAAGCCCTACGCGCCCCGCCAGCTGCGGCGCTGGGCCGGGCAGTGGGAGAAGACGAAGACGCGCGAACTCCCGGCGCTGGACGCCCTCACCGCCCGGCTGGCCGATGCGGTCCCCGAGCAGACCGAGACCGTCCTCGTCCACGGTGACCTGCACCTGGGTAACATCATCGTCGACGAGTCGACCGGCAGGGTCAACGCGGTCGTCGACTGGGAACTCACCACCCTCGGCGACCCGCTGGCCGACATCGGCTCGCTGCTGTCCTACTGGCCGACCCGGCAGGGCCCCAACCTGCCCGGGTTCGACGCCGCCCTCGCTGACGGGTTCCCCGGCCCCGACGAGCTCGCCGACCGCTACCTGGCGGCCACCGGCCGGTCGCGGGCCGCGCTGGACTTCTGGCACGTCCTGGGGCTGTGGAAGGTGGCGGTCATCGTCGAGGGGGTCATCCGACGGGTCGCCGAGACCCCGGAGAACGCGGCGGCGGCCGGGGCCCCGGTCCCGGAGACCGTCGACGCGCTCATCGCCGGGGCGACCCGGGTGGCGGACGCCGCCGGGCTGTAG
- a CDS encoding acyl-CoA dehydrogenase family protein: protein MDFSNTDRSLDYQARLTAFMDECVYPAEPVAEQQIRESGDPHHFPAVLAELKEEAKKRGLWNLFHPHEGDNVPALTNTEYAPLAEIMGHSIGLAPEACNCNAPDTGNMEILELYGTPEHREKYLEPLLRGEIRSAFCMTEPGVASSDATNIAMDFRRVDGGYRLTGRKWFSSNGMHPHLGVLIVMGKTSPDADRHRQQSMLVVPADAPGVTVERNLPVFGYHDREGHAEISFDDVFVPDTDILGGEGEGFRISQDRLGPGRIHHCMRSIGIAERALELLCRRAESRTTFGKKLADRDNIRDRIAEARISIESARLLTMKAAWLMDTVGNKAARQEIAAIKVLAPRVALEVVDAAIQVFGGEGVTDDTPLAGMYAGLRTLRFADGPDEVHLMTIARAELRKYR, encoded by the coding sequence GTGGACTTCAGCAACACCGACCGCAGCCTCGACTACCAGGCCCGGCTGACCGCCTTCATGGACGAGTGCGTGTACCCGGCCGAACCGGTCGCCGAACAGCAGATCCGCGAATCCGGCGACCCCCACCACTTCCCCGCCGTCCTCGCCGAACTGAAGGAGGAGGCGAAGAAACGCGGCCTGTGGAACCTCTTCCACCCGCACGAGGGCGACAACGTCCCCGCCCTGACAAACACCGAATACGCCCCCCTCGCCGAGATCATGGGCCACAGCATCGGCCTGGCCCCCGAGGCCTGCAACTGCAACGCCCCGGACACCGGCAACATGGAGATCCTCGAGCTCTACGGCACCCCCGAACACCGCGAGAAGTACCTTGAACCGCTGCTGCGCGGGGAGATCCGCTCCGCGTTCTGCATGACCGAACCCGGCGTCGCCTCCTCGGACGCCACGAACATCGCCATGGACTTCCGCCGCGTCGACGGCGGCTACCGGCTCACCGGCCGCAAATGGTTCAGCTCCAACGGCATGCACCCGCACCTCGGCGTCCTCATCGTCATGGGGAAGACCAGCCCGGACGCCGACCGGCACCGCCAGCAGTCCATGCTCGTCGTCCCCGCCGACGCCCCCGGTGTGACGGTCGAACGCAACCTGCCCGTCTTCGGCTACCACGACCGCGAAGGGCACGCCGAGATCAGCTTCGACGACGTCTTCGTCCCCGACACGGACATCCTCGGCGGGGAAGGCGAAGGCTTCCGCATCTCCCAGGACCGGCTCGGGCCCGGCCGGATCCACCACTGCATGCGCTCGATCGGCATCGCCGAACGTGCCCTGGAGCTGCTGTGCCGCCGGGCGGAGTCCCGCACGACCTTCGGGAAGAAACTCGCCGACCGCGACAACATCCGCGACCGGATCGCCGAGGCGCGGATCAGCATCGAATCCGCCCGGCTGCTGACCATGAAGGCCGCCTGGCTGATGGACACCGTGGGCAACAAGGCCGCCCGCCAGGAGATCGCCGCGATCAAGGTCCTCGCACCCCGGGTCGCCCTCGAGGTCGTCGACGCGGCCATCCAGGTGTTCGGTGGGGAGGGCGTCACCGACGACACCCCGCTGGCCGGCATGTACGCCGGACTGCGGACGCTGCGCTTCGCCGACGGCCCCGACGAAGTGCACCTCATGACCATCGCCCGGGCCGAACTGCGGAAGTACAGGTGA
- a CDS encoding SDR family oxidoreductase, which produces MTTYDFTGRTAVVTGGSRGIGHATATLLAASGADVFLTSRKQDAAEAAAAQITTELAGLAGAGSVTGLAGHVADPDAAESVCATAVARTGRLDVLVNNAGTNPAYGPVADQDPALVAKVFEINVTGPTIWTRAALTAGLGAEETGAIVNICSIGALTMEDGIGVYNASKAALLHLTEQLARELGPAVRVNSVCPGVVRTRLSEALWKEHEAAVAAGSPLGRIGEPADIADAVAFLASPTSSWITGSNLVVDGGELVGTVGK; this is translated from the coding sequence ATGACCACCTACGACTTCACCGGCCGCACCGCCGTCGTCACCGGCGGCAGCCGCGGCATCGGCCACGCCACCGCCACGCTGCTCGCCGCCTCCGGCGCCGACGTCTTCCTCACCTCCCGGAAGCAGGACGCCGCGGAAGCCGCTGCAGCCCAGATCACCACCGAACTCGCCGGACTCGCCGGCGCCGGCAGCGTCACCGGTCTCGCCGGCCATGTCGCCGACCCGGACGCCGCCGAATCCGTCTGCGCGACCGCCGTGGCCCGTACCGGACGCCTCGACGTGCTCGTCAACAACGCCGGCACCAACCCCGCCTACGGCCCCGTCGCCGACCAAGACCCCGCACTGGTCGCGAAGGTCTTCGAGATCAACGTCACCGGCCCCACCATCTGGACCCGGGCCGCCCTCACCGCCGGACTCGGGGCGGAGGAGACCGGCGCGATCGTCAACATCTGCTCCATCGGCGCCCTGACCATGGAGGACGGCATCGGGGTGTACAACGCCTCGAAGGCCGCCCTGCTCCACCTCACCGAACAGCTCGCCCGCGAACTCGGCCCCGCCGTCCGGGTGAACTCCGTCTGCCCCGGGGTGGTCCGCACCCGGCTGTCCGAGGCCCTGTGGAAGGAACACGAGGCCGCCGTCGCCGCCGGCTCCCCGCTCGGCAGGATCGGGGAACCGGCCGACATCGCCGATGCCGTCGCCTTCCTCGCCTCCCCCACCAGCAGCTGGATCACCGGCTCCAACCTCGTCGTCGACGGCGGCGAGCTCGTCGGAACCGTCGGAAAGTAG